Proteins co-encoded in one Juglans regia cultivar Chandler chromosome 16, Walnut 2.0, whole genome shotgun sequence genomic window:
- the LOC109007788 gene encoding receptor-like protein 53, with protein sequence MDTYSYHEFIFKRLLFTLITWLLLLLARSLSYNLQYPLCHQDERVALMQFKDSFLINNTTCKYKNMENREVASWRIEGNNTNCCAWDGVECNQVTGHVIALNLWSSCFYGSLTSNSSLFRLLHLQELTLVFNDFNHSQIPSEIGNLSSLTHLDLSYSWFSGPIPSEIQYLSKLSSLWIQSLDSYNLYTRSLTSLVQNLTNLELLDFSGVNISSTVPESLTNLSSLKYLDLSTCKLYGRFPTRIFQLPHLQELAVASNEDLTGYLPEFHTSSPLVYLALGDTNFSGNLPATIGNLNSLTAFAIGNCNFSGTIPNSFSNLTQLIMLNLSQNSFSELSWLPRASSSDILPQIQNLGLANLGLTKFPDILRNHSKLFNLDLAGNNLQGLIPKWMYNVSKESLQRFHLSNNYLIGFENSPAIIPWPKLDYLSLENNMMHGSLPIPPPSLRFYFVSNNSFTGRISPFICNMSSPRVLDLSYNYLSGTIHPCLGNLSQSLSVLQLRRNNFGSNIPKTWAKECSLKMIDLSQNQLQGHLPRSLANCMELEYLHVGRNQINDTYPFWLGTLQQLKILVLHSNGFYGSMRSSETNYTFPDLHIIDLSHNHFSGHLSARYFAQWDAMKSIGVNNLNYMGSEVSYSIIITIKGVELEFEKIQDGLTVIDFSCNRFEGDIPEKLGNLKGLHALNLSNNAFTGHIPSSFGNLKQLESLDLSQNKLFGKIPPELVQLNFLSIFNVSHNCLTGPIPHGQQFETFLNNSFKDNPGLCGWPLSKICGDSNSSTPPPSTFEENQGPIFFEFGWKVVVMGYGCGFIFGVAIGHIVTTRKQDWLIKIFGQKQRQTQIRVNHR encoded by the coding sequence ATGGACACCTATTCGTATCATGAGTTCATATTCAAGCGCTTGCTTTTCACTCTGATCACATGGCTTCTTCTCTTACTTGCTCGCTCTTTGTCTTATAATCTGCAATATCCACTTTGCCATCAAGATGAGAGGGTAGCTTTGATGCAGTTCAAGGATAGTTTTCTCATAAACAACACTACTTGCAAATATAAGAATATGGAGAATCGCGAGGTTGCATCTTGGAGAATAGAAGGAAATAATACCAATTGTTGTGCATGGGATGGGGTTGAATGCAACCAAGTCACGGGTCATGTCATTGCCCTCAACCTTTGGAGCAGTTGTTTTTATGGTTCTCTCACCTCAAACAGTAGTCTCTTTCGCCTTCTTCACCTTCAGGAGCTTACACTTGTTTTTAATGACTTCAATCACTCGCAAATCCCATCTGAGATTGGTAATCTTTCAAGCTTAACACATCTTGACCTCTCCTATTCCTGGTTTTCAGGACCAATCCCCTCAGAAATTCAATACCTATCCAAGTTGTCTTCACTTTGGATTCAGTCTCTTGattcttataatttatataccaGAAGTCTAACAAGTTTAGTTCAAAATTTAACCAACCTTGAATTGCTTGATTTTTCTGGTGTCAACATATCTTCCACTGTACCTGAAAGCTTGAcaaatttatcttctttaaAATATCTAGATCTAAGTACCTGCAAACTGTATGGGCGATTTCCAACCAGAATTTTTCAGCTACCACACCTACAGGAGCTAGCTGTAGCAAGCAATGAAGATCTCACTGGCTATTTGCCCGAATTTCACACAAGCTCTCCTCTTGTGTATTTAGCACTTGGAGACACAAATTTCTCTGGTAATCTGCCTGCTACAATTGGAAACCTTAATTCCTTAACTGCCTTTGCCATTGGTAATTGTAATTTTTCAGGAACCATCCCAAATTCGTTCAGTAACCTTACCCAACTCATTATGCTAAACCTTTCACAAAACTCATTCAGCGAGTTGTCTTGGCTCCCTAGAGCTAGTTCAAGCGACATTCTTCCACAGATTCAAAATTTAGGATTGGCAAATCTCGGCTTAACAAAGTTCCCAGATATATTACGAAACCATAGTAAATTGTTCAACCTAGATCTAGCAGGCAACAATCTTCAAGGCTTGATACCCAAATGGATGTACAATGTAAGTAAAGAATCTCTGCAGCGTTTTCACCTTTCTAACAACTATCTCATTGGCTTTGAAAATTCTCCTGCAATTATCCCATGGCCGAAACTAGACTATTTAAGCCTTGAGAATAACATGATGCATGGATCACTCCCAATTCCACCACCATCCCTAAGGTTTTATTTTGTCAGTAATAATTCATTCACCGGAAGGATTTCACCATTTATTTGCAATATGAGTTCACCTCGAGTGCTTGATTTGTCCTATAACTATTTGAGTGGCACGATTCATCCATGTCTAGGCAACTTGAGTCAATCTTTGTCAGTGCTACAACTACGAAGAAACAACTTTGGCAGCAACATCCCAAAAACATGGGCAAAAGAATGCAGCTTGAAGATGATTGACTTAAGTCAAAACCAATTACAAGGTCATTTGCCAAGATCTTTAGCCAACTGTATGGAGCTTGAGTATCTACATGTTGGGCGCAATCAAATCAATGATACCTATCCCTTTTGGTTAGGAACTCTTCAACAATTGAAGATTCTTGTTCTCCATTCTAATGGCTTCTACGGTTCAATGAGGAGTTCGGAAACAAATTACACATTCCCCGACTTGCATATTATTGACCTCTCTCACAACCATTTCTCTGGACATTTGTCTGCAAGATACTTCGCACAATGGGATGCCATGAAATCCATTGgtgtaaataatttaaattacatGGGTTCTGAGGTGAGCTAttcaattataataacaataaaaggTGTGGAGTTGGAATTTGAGAAGATCCAAGATGGCCTTACAGTCATAGATTTCTCTTGCAACAGATTTGAAGGAGATATTCCAGAAAAACTGGGGAATCTGAAAGGACTTCATGCCCTCAACCTTTCCAATAATGCTTTCACTGGTCATATCCCATCATCATTTGGGAACTTGAAACAGCTAGAATCATTAGacctttctcaaaacaaattgTTTGGAAAGATACCTCCTGAATTAGTCCAGCTCAATTTCCTTTCAATCTTTAATGTGTCACATAATTGCCTCACTGGACCTATACCACACGGGCAACAGTTTGAAACATTTTTAAACAATTCATTCAAAGATAATCCAGGATTGTGTGGATGGCCATTGTCCAAAATCTGTGGAGATTCCAACAGTTCAACACCTCCACCTTCAACCTTTGAAGAGAATCAGGGTccaattttctttgaatttggTTGGAAAGTAGTTGTGATGGGATATGGATGTGGATTCATATTTGGAGTTGCTATCGGGCACATTGTGACAACAAGAAAGCAAGATTGGCTCATCAAGATTTTTGGCCAGAAACAACGCCAAACTCAAATAAGGGTGAATCATAGGTAG